One Fusobacterium ulcerans DNA segment encodes these proteins:
- the yqeH gene encoding ribosome biogenesis GTPase YqeH → MGKKCVGCGIELQSEDANKSGYLPEGKLQENGDHYCQRCFKIKNYGKYMPVRLNKDDYRKEVQEAMQYSKLAVAVFDIIDFEGSFDDEILDVLREMDSIVVINKLDLIPDDKHPSEVSDWVKDRLAEEGIAPLDIAIVSSKNGYGINGIFKKIKHFYPDGVEAIVLGVTNVGKSSIVNRLLGAKKVTVSKYPGTTLKSVKNQIPHTNIVLVDTPGLIPEGRISDLVCEECNLKMVPSGEISRKTFKVKKGRALLIGELLWFRVLNEDDTMPIFSLYAAKDVTFHETNTERLKELLTSGRKDLLYPPCDNCRDQYKKLEMIKKKIKVQAGEELVFKGLGWISVKRGPLEIEVTLPKEAGIIVRDAFIKPKR, encoded by the coding sequence ATGGGCAAAAAATGTGTTGGGTGTGGAATAGAATTACAAAGTGAGGATGCAAATAAAAGTGGATATTTACCAGAAGGAAAACTTCAAGAAAATGGTGATCATTACTGCCAGAGATGTTTTAAAATAAAAAATTATGGTAAATATATGCCTGTAAGATTAAACAAAGATGATTACAGAAAAGAAGTACAGGAAGCTATGCAGTATTCTAAATTAGCTGTAGCAGTATTTGATATAATAGATTTTGAAGGTTCTTTTGATGATGAAATACTTGATGTTCTTAGAGAAATGGACTCAATAGTAGTTATCAATAAACTGGATCTTATCCCTGATGACAAACATCCTTCTGAAGTATCTGATTGGGTAAAAGACAGATTGGCAGAAGAGGGAATTGCTCCTCTTGATATTGCAATTGTAAGCAGTAAAAATGGTTATGGAATTAATGGTATATTTAAAAAAATAAAGCATTTCTATCCTGATGGAGTGGAAGCTATAGTTCTTGGTGTTACTAATGTTGGAAAATCAAGTATTGTAAATAGACTTTTAGGAGCTAAAAAAGTAACAGTTTCTAAATATCCAGGTACTACACTTAAAAGTGTAAAAAACCAAATTCCTCATACAAACATTGTATTAGTAGATACTCCTGGACTTATTCCTGAAGGTCGTATTTCAGATTTAGTATGTGAGGAATGCAACTTAAAAATGGTTCCATCTGGTGAAATTTCTAGAAAAACTTTTAAAGTAAAAAAAGGAAGAGCTCTTTTAATTGGAGAATTACTTTGGTTTAGAGTTTTAAATGAAGATGACACTATGCCTATCTTCTCTCTTTATGCTGCAAAAGATGTAACTTTCCATGAAACAAATACAGAAAGATTAAAAGAACTTCTGACTTCTGGTAGAAAAGATCTGCTTTATCCTCCATGTGATAATTGCAGAGATCAATATAAAAAATTGGAAATGATAAAGAAAAAAATAAAAGTACAGGCTGGAGAAGAATTGGTATTTAAAGGATTGGGATGGATATCAGTAAAAAGAGGTCCTTTAGAAATTGAAGTCACTCTTCCTAAAGAAGCTGGAATAATTGTAAGAGATGCTTTTATTAAACCAAAAAGATAA
- the hslV gene encoding ATP-dependent protease subunit HslV yields MIRATTIIAVKKDGKVAVAGDGQVTFGEVVFKGNAKKIRKIGDYEVLAGFAGAAADAFALMDKFENKLDEFGGNLKKASVELAKDWRTDKALRVLDAMLIVADKNMILILSGNGDVIEPDGDVAAIGSGGNYAYAAARALIRNNKDMSAEEIAVEAMEIAGEMCIYTNLNIVYDVLS; encoded by the coding sequence ATGATAAGAGCTACTACAATTATAGCAGTAAAAAAAGATGGAAAAGTTGCTGTTGCAGGTGATGGACAAGTCACTTTTGGAGAGGTAGTTTTCAAAGGCAATGCAAAAAAAATACGTAAAATAGGTGATTATGAAGTTTTAGCTGGATTTGCAGGAGCTGCTGCTGATGCTTTTGCACTAATGGATAAATTTGAAAATAAATTAGATGAGTTTGGAGGAAATTTAAAAAAAGCCTCTGTGGAACTTGCAAAGGACTGGAGAACAGATAAAGCTCTAAGAGTTTTAGATGCTATGCTTATTGTAGCTGATAAAAATATGATACTGATTCTTTCAGGTAATGGTGATGTAATAGAACCTGATGGAGATGTAGCTGCTATTGGAAGCGGTGGTAACTATGCTTATGCTGCTGCCAGAGCTCTTATAAGGAACAACAAGGATATGTCTGCTGAAGAAATAGCAGTGGAAGCTATGGAAATAGCTGGTGAAATGTGTATTTATACAAATTTGAATATAGTTTATGATGTATTAAGTTAA
- a CDS encoding tyrosine-type recombinase/integrase, translated as MENLDKNIKDFLYYAEFGENKSLNTIKSLKKDLSQLSEYLKNIEKIEEASKITPVMLRGFIIALQKNEVGKRSINRKLSSLRSFFKYLMKNNLIKNNPIEIINSPSFEAEKPDILTLEEINKLRDVINTDNANGLRDRLILELLYSSGITSTEMLSIGEQVFDLDSRTLLVSNGKANRYVFFSQRTREYFKRYVEAKKEKYGDKYNSSILFVNGSGSRLSDRSLRRIVDRYAARAGITREISPYSFRHTFAVHLLTKGMSLNFLQELMGHVTIESTKIYQEILYKIPFDFMNQS; from the coding sequence ATGGAAAACTTAGATAAAAATATAAAAGATTTTTTATATTATGCTGAATTTGGAGAAAATAAAAGTCTTAATACTATTAAATCTCTAAAAAAAGATCTTTCTCAACTTAGTGAATATCTAAAAAATATAGAAAAAATTGAAGAAGCTTCAAAAATAACTCCTGTTATGCTCAGGGGATTTATCATAGCTCTTCAAAAAAACGAAGTAGGAAAAAGATCAATCAATAGAAAACTTTCATCCTTAAGATCATTTTTTAAATATTTAATGAAAAATAATCTCATTAAGAATAATCCTATTGAAATAATTAATTCTCCTTCTTTTGAAGCAGAAAAACCAGATATCCTTACTTTAGAAGAAATAAATAAGCTTAGAGATGTAATAAATACAGATAATGCAAATGGGTTAAGAGATAGATTAATACTTGAATTGCTTTATTCAAGTGGTATAACTTCTACTGAAATGCTCAGTATTGGTGAACAGGTTTTTGATCTTGACAGCAGAACTCTTTTAGTCTCTAATGGCAAAGCTAATAGATATGTATTTTTCAGTCAAAGAACTAGAGAATATTTCAAAAGATATGTAGAAGCAAAAAAAGAAAAATATGGAGATAAATATAACTCAAGTATTCTTTTTGTCAATGGTTCTGGCAGCAGATTGAGTGACAGATCATTAAGAAGAATAGTTGATAGATATGCTGCCAGAGCTGGAATTACAAGAGAAATCAGCCCCTATAGTTTTAGGCATACTTTTGCGGTTCATTTATTAACTAAAGGAATGAGCCTTAATTTTTTGCAAGAACTTATGGGACATGTTACAATAGAGAGTACCAAAATATATCAGGAAATTTTATATAAAATACCATTTGACTTTATGAATCAAAGTTAG